AGCGCATGAGTGAGTTGATTGATAGCTTGTTGTACTTATCCCGAATAGGTAGGCGAGGGGTTGTTCGTGAAGAAGTGAATATGTCAGAGTTGGTGGAGAGTATTACGCTGAATCTTCAGGAAGCCTTCCCCCAACAAAGTTATTGTTATAAGATAGCCCCTAGTGTAAAGGCAAAGGCAGATTTGGGACTGGTTAAAATTGTTTTGGAAAACTTACTCGACAATGCTATGAAATATAGCTCGAAGGCACACCGTCCGGTGATAGAGTTTGGCGAAATAGCACACAACAAGGTTTATTATGTGGCAGACCAAGGTGTAGGCTTTGACATGAGCTATGTAAATAAGTTGTTTGGGGCTTTTCAGAGGCTGCACTCTACCCAAGAGTTTGAAGGAATGGGGATAGGTTTGGCCACCGTGAAAAGAATCATCATGAAACATAGAGGAAAGATATGGGCAGAAAGCAGCCCCAACAGTGGAGCAACATTTTATTTTACATTGGATACACAAGCACAAGCATAAACTTATCAACCATGGCAACAGGAGAGATATTACTTATCGAAGATAACGAAGACGATGTCTTATTAACCAAAAGGGCATTAAGAAAGCACCATATCAAAAGCAAGGTGGTAGTAGCATGCAACGGAAAAGAAGGCTTAGATTACCTGTTGGGCAAAAACGGAAAGCAAAAGCTTTCGCCTATGCTTACTTTGCTTGATTTAAACTTGCCAATCATGGGGGGGCTCGATGTACTGGAAGCATTGCAGCGGTATGAGCAACCAATAAATTGCCCTATCATAGTGCTTACTACGTCTGACAATGAAGAAGACATTGCTTCGTGCTATCGGTTAGGCGCGCACAGTTATGTTCAAAAACCAATGGATTTAACTCAGTTTATGGAGTTGATCAGGTATTTGGCCATTTACTGGTTGGCATTAAACAAACCATATCCTGTTGTAGAAGGAGGAGCTCCTGATATATAAACCACCTTATAAGCGTATAAAAATGAAACATAATCCTTTAAATATACTAGTGATAGAAGACGTAGAAGATGATTACGTATTGTTGCAAAGAAACCTAAAAAAGCATGGTTTGTGGAAGTATGGTATTTGTGTCGAAAACATTGAAGAGTTAAAACATGAACTGTACACAAAAACCTGGGATATTGTGATCAGTGACAATTCACTACCTCAACTGAATGCTTTAGATGCTTTAAAAATAACCAAACAAATAAATGCCGATATACCTTTTATTATTGTATCAGGCACTATCAAAGTAGAAGAGGCTATTTTGGCAATGAAAGAAGGAGCTGCCGATTACCTGATGAAGGATAATCTGGCAAAGCTTATTCCGGTAGTACAGCGAGAAGCAAAAGAAGCTAGAAACAGGCAACAGCATAAAAACCTGGAAAGCGATTTTATGACTTTTATCTACCGTTGTTATCACGACCTCAGAGGACCCATTGCGTCTTTGTTAGGCTTGGTTCAAATAGCTTATTCAGATCAAACAAACCTGCAACAGTTTGATTACTTGGACCATTTGGCACGAAATGTTAGAAAAATGGATGCCACGCTTACTCAGCTTTTGCAAATATTTGCCATCAGAGAGATTGTGCCTCAGCCAGAAACGGTGTCGCTTGCAGAAATATTTGAGCAGTGCAAGAAAAAACTTTGGAAAGATTATCGGGTAGGTGAGCTAGAGTGGAGCTTGAACCTTGAGCAAGAGGAGGCCATTTATACAGATAAGTTTTTGTTAAAAACAGTGGTTGAGCATATCTTAACCAATGCCATACATTATAGGTCTCCTGCCCGTACCTTGGTGATTGAGTTGAGTTACGACAAAAATGCAACGCATATAGAGCTGGTACTTAAAGATAATGGCGTGGGTATACCAATGTCTGTTTTACCCAAGGTTTTCCAAATGTTTTATCGAGGAAATGAACAGTCTACCGGGAATGGGCTGGGTTTGTATATAGTGAAAACCGCAGTAGAGAAATTGGGTGGACAAGTGGCCATATCGAGTAGCGTAGGTATAGGCACCGAAGTGTATATTAATTTTCCTTGCATTATTGACAACAGTATCAAAACTAAAAAACTGGCTTCTTTTGATTATTCATAGACTTTAAAAATAGGGGGGAAGTTAGTGACCTACAATAGCAAAACCACTCCAATCTTTGGGGTGTAAGTGCTTTTGTTGGGCTATAATTTCCTGCTTGGCTTGTTGCAAAGCTTGGGCAAACCCCATTTTTTGTTGAACAATTGCTTTGTAAAACCTAATCATCAGATTTTTGGTGTGTCGATCATTGACCCGCCACAGCGAAAATACAATATTGCGCGCGCCTGCATATAAAAAACTTCGAGTAAGTGACATCATTCCTTCGCCTTTGTATGACTTACCCAAGCCCGATTCGCAACTACTGAGCACTACCAAATCGGCACAAAGACGTAAGTTATAAATGTCTCCTGTTAACAAATAATTATCTTCTTCTTTACCGTTTTTCCTGTTTTTGGAAAAGTAAATGCGGGCAAGCTTTTCATTGGTTCTGTCGTATATACTGTGGCTGGCAATGTGTACTATGCGTGCCTTAGAGCTCTTTGCCAGAAAAGAGTTTTTGCTGGCTTCTTCCGAAAGGTATGCTTGGGCAAACATTTTCTCTTGCTTAAACATATTTAGTACTGTATTTACTTCAATTTTGCTGGCGGGTAAAGCATTGCTCATAAAACGTGTGGTGAGCACCTTACCTGTCCCTTCGCTAAAAGGAGCAAAGGCAACAAAATCCAATGACTTTACAGCACACGTTTTAGGTCGCTTGACCCATATAGACGCTGAATAGTGGCAGTTTATTTCATAGTCTTTGATCAAGTACTGCAATTGCGAATAAGTTAATAAACCAGTTTGCCTCGGCAGTTGAGTGATCAGGGCGCTCAAGGGCAACTTAGCAAGGCGCCAGTCTGGAATCACAGTCAGCCTGGTCTTTTGGCTGAGGTAAGGCTGCAAAGGAGCCATCAATACTTGATAAGCCTGGTTGCTTGCCTGAGAGAATTCTCCGATAGGGTAACCACCCTGTAGTTTTCTATAGTACGCCTTAATAGTAGGTAAAAGCTTTTTTGTGGGAGCGATTGCTATCAGGTGAGCGTCTTGTTGGGTAATTACAAATACATAAGACCGGGTAGGTCCTGTGATGTATTGCAGCAAAGCCTCGTGGGGTTGTATGACTTGTTGTACATCTTTGATACTCGCCACTCTTCGTTTATACTTTAAATGGTAATACTGGGGATAATCTTTTTCAAGGCGCTGGACAAACTGCTCATACTTACGCTTGGTCTCAAAAGAAGTGTTTAAATAGGCTTGTTGTTGTTTGCCTGTACTTTTCAAAAGCTTACGATTATAAAAATGCACCTTTTGCCTAAGTACTTGTTCCTGACTTAATAAGTCGGTTGGAATATTGGCAAACCTACGGGCGTCAACCTCGGCCAGCGATGCCGATAACACACTGGCTTTGTTTCTTTCGGCAAAGTAAAAAGCTTCGTTTTGGTATAATTGTCTGCGTGCAGGGGCAAGTTTTGCCATTTGATACAAAATATCTATTGCCTGTGTGCAAAATAGGGTCAGCTGCTTGTTAAAAATAATTTTATCTTTTTTGTTATACAGTGTTCGAATATAAGCATCAAGCAATGCCACATTGTTTTTAATAAAAGCCAATGTATTGATAAGCTCTACCTGCTTTGCTTGAGTCAAGGCCTGCCCATGCATAAGAGTAGACAATTTGCCTAGTGCCTCAAACAAAAAGCGATGGTGGGTAAAGTGTGCGAGTTTGAGTTGATCAAGAGGCACTAGGCGTTGTTTACTGTTGATATAAAGAGATTTATGGTAGTATTTTAGTGCTTGTTCAGGTTGCTTAAGTGCAGTGTATACATTGCCCAAAAAAATATAAGATTGTGCCACCAAAGGGTTTTTGAGCCCTTGTTTTTTTTGCCTGATATGAAGTGCTGCATTAAAATATTTTAGACTCAACTGATACTCTTTTTTGTCTAAGTATATGTGTGCCAGGTTATTATAAAACCCTGCTACAGTATGAAACCCCTTTCCCATAACTCTTTCCCTTATTTCAATTGCCTTGAGCAAATACTTTTGAGCTGTCTCATACTCTCCCTTTAAGTAGTAGTTGATGCCAATGTTATTGTAAGGAGCAGCCAAATCTGCATGTTCACTATTACCAAAGGTTCTTATTTTCAACTTTAGCGACTTTTGATAATAACCAATGGCTGTATCAAAATCTCCTTGTTCGCCATAAGTCATGCCTATACTATTATAGGTTTGGGCAATCATAGGTTGCAGGGTCGCTTTATTAGCCGTATTCAAGTGTTGCTGAAGCAAGGTCAATGCTTTTTGGTGGTACTCAAAGGCAGTACTATAGGCCAGTTTTTTTAAGTGCAGGTTGCCCAAGGCATTGTATACTTGAGCAGCTTCAGAAAAGTATTGGTCGGTATGTTGTAGGTAAGTTTTTAGTACTTGCTCAAACGCTTTGGTGGCTTTGTCATAGTGAAAAGTTTTGCTGAAAATTTGAGCAATCAGTCTTTGAGTAGCAGCTTTACAGATGACGAAGTCAGGTAAACTGTAGCGTTTTTGACAACACAACTCCAGGTTTTTTTTTGCCAATGCCAATGCTTGGGTAAAAGCAGCATTTTGTGTATAACATTGCACGATACGGTTATTGCACTGCCATACTTTTTGCCATTGGTTTTGTGTCTGATAAATTTTTATGGCTTGTTGATAGGCTGTCAGACTTTGGGTGTACTGCTTTGATTGATAAAGTTCGTTTGCCCGGGTATGGTGTGTGATAAGTTCCATTGGCTGCTCTTGGGAGCTATCCTGTACACAACTCAGGAGCACCCAGGAGAAAAAGTAAATGATACTGTATTTTATAAAGCGATTGCTGATGATTTTTGGGGTAGAAACTTTTTTAAAATTATTTAGCGCTTGTTTAAATTTTCGCATTTAGAGTAATTTTCGATAAGTTTTTTGCTCAGATGCGTTAAACCGAGCTTTAGCGAGTTCTGTTTCACCTTTGAAAATTAGCACCTAAACTAATTTTGAATGAATAGTCTAGCTAAAGTTCGGTTTGACATAAAAGGGTGAAAATCGCATAAAGTGCCCATTAGGTGAACCGAGCCGAAGGTAAGCTCTGCCTTTTCGGCTAATTTTAAACAAGTTCTTAATCTCATGTTTTTGCAAGCTTGCAAACTCACTTAAGATAAGGGTTTATTTGGTAAATTACTGAAAAACAGTGCAAAGTTATTTTTTAACCTTTAAAATCATATAAAAATTATGTCAAACAGTTTAATTAATTCATTACAAAATATAGATGAAGTAAAACCCTTGGGGCAAGAACCCAACGATGTAGCTTGTTTTGAGGAGCTGCGTGAAGTACTAAAAAAACACCAAAAACTCGATCGTTTTGGTTTGTGCCTGTTGCATAAACATTTTGATGTAAACGAAGATGAGATTTTGGTAGAAAGCTGTGATGTTAAAAATAGAACATTGACGATTCAGCCCGAAAAAACTGCGGCAGAGGCTCGTTCAAATGAAACTTTACTGGAAACCAATTGGCGTTTTTCTGAAGACGATAAAGAAGGCATAGAGGCTTTTTCGGCAATTTTGATTTGTCGTGAGCAACGACATTCATAAACTTTTCTGAGTACACCTCGCACATCAAACATCCCAACCAGACAGGACATCCTATAGGCAAGGCATCAATTTATTTGGTCTTTCATCCGGCTTTTTATTTTCAATCCACCTGAGAAAGATTCATCAGGCAAAAGAATCTTTCGTGTAAACGATGACCTTCAATGAATAAAACACTTGTGAAAAAACACACCCAAGTAGTGTTAATTGAAAAAAAACAGCGAAAAAGAATAAAACTGGTACCCCCCCAAAAAAAAATTAAACAATGCGTCCTGAAGACTTCTCTCAAATATTTTGAAATAGAGTGTAAGTTACAAGATGAATGGATACCCTTAAAGGCTCAAGAGGTGCTTAAGGTAGAAGCGTTTTCTCTTGAGCCTGAGTTATGGATAGTACCCAAATCGGATAAAAAGTACGCCACCATTTTGTTTGAGTACCACCTACACAATGACCCCACTACATACCAAATAGTTTTTCAAGTATACCAATTCCGGCTTGAGCTAAAACTCGACAATCAATGCTTTGACTCTCCTTATACCAAAGACCATTCTATAGGGAAGTATCACTGGATTTGGGGCAAAACGAACGGTGAAGACGCTGAAATGACACAAAGTAACCAGCAGTGGGGAGGCATTATTTTGGCTGACCTTGACCAGGACAAAGATGATTTCGACTTTTCGGAAAACCCACAAGGAGGCACCACCGAACTGGTACAGTTGCAGGTAGTTTTACCCTTTGCAACCTTGCCTCCGGGTATTGACTTACAACTTTACCTTGAAACCAGC
This portion of the Microscilla marina ATCC 23134 genome encodes:
- a CDS encoding response regulator — translated: MATGEILLIEDNEDDVLLTKRALRKHHIKSKVVVACNGKEGLDYLLGKNGKQKLSPMLTLLDLNLPIMGGLDVLEALQRYEQPINCPIIVLTTSDNEEDIASCYRLGAHSYVQKPMDLTQFMELIRYLAIYWLALNKPYPVVEGGAPDI
- a CDS encoding hybrid sensor histidine kinase/response regulator codes for the protein MKHNPLNILVIEDVEDDYVLLQRNLKKHGLWKYGICVENIEELKHELYTKTWDIVISDNSLPQLNALDALKITKQINADIPFIIVSGTIKVEEAILAMKEGAADYLMKDNLAKLIPVVQREAKEARNRQQHKNLESDFMTFIYRCYHDLRGPIASLLGLVQIAYSDQTNLQQFDYLDHLARNVRKMDATLTQLLQIFAIREIVPQPETVSLAEIFEQCKKKLWKDYRVGELEWSLNLEQEEAIYTDKFLLKTVVEHILTNAIHYRSPARTLVIELSYDKNATHIELVLKDNGVGIPMSVLPKVFQMFYRGNEQSTGNGLGLYIVKTAVEKLGGQVAISSSVGIGTEVYINFPCIIDNSIKTKKLASFDYS
- a CDS encoding CHAT domain-containing protein, which produces MELITHHTRANELYQSKQYTQSLTAYQQAIKIYQTQNQWQKVWQCNNRIVQCYTQNAAFTQALALAKKNLELCCQKRYSLPDFVICKAATQRLIAQIFSKTFHYDKATKAFEQVLKTYLQHTDQYFSEAAQVYNALGNLHLKKLAYSTAFEYHQKALTLLQQHLNTANKATLQPMIAQTYNSIGMTYGEQGDFDTAIGYYQKSLKLKIRTFGNSEHADLAAPYNNIGINYYLKGEYETAQKYLLKAIEIRERVMGKGFHTVAGFYNNLAHIYLDKKEYQLSLKYFNAALHIRQKKQGLKNPLVAQSYIFLGNVYTALKQPEQALKYYHKSLYINSKQRLVPLDQLKLAHFTHHRFLFEALGKLSTLMHGQALTQAKQVELINTLAFIKNNVALLDAYIRTLYNKKDKIIFNKQLTLFCTQAIDILYQMAKLAPARRQLYQNEAFYFAERNKASVLSASLAEVDARRFANIPTDLLSQEQVLRQKVHFYNRKLLKSTGKQQQAYLNTSFETKRKYEQFVQRLEKDYPQYYHLKYKRRVASIKDVQQVIQPHEALLQYITGPTRSYVFVITQQDAHLIAIAPTKKLLPTIKAYYRKLQGGYPIGEFSQASNQAYQVLMAPLQPYLSQKTRLTVIPDWRLAKLPLSALITQLPRQTGLLTYSQLQYLIKDYEINCHYSASIWVKRPKTCAVKSLDFVAFAPFSEGTGKVLTTRFMSNALPASKIEVNTVLNMFKQEKMFAQAYLSEEASKNSFLAKSSKARIVHIASHSIYDRTNEKLARIYFSKNRKNGKEEDNYLLTGDIYNLRLCADLVVLSSCESGLGKSYKGEGMMSLTRSFLYAGARNIVFSLWRVNDRHTKNLMIRFYKAIVQQKMGFAQALQQAKQEIIAQQKHLHPKDWSGFAIVGH